The genomic window CATCCGCGCGGATCCGCGCGCCCACACCGCTTTCTTCCATCAACCGGCGCAAATCGGAGGCAAGCCCGTCGCTCAGGTCCATCATTGAGGTCGCCAATCGACGGCGCGCGAGCCACGCGCCTTCCGCGACGCGGGGCTCGAACGTCAGGTGGTGCCCCAGGATGCTGCCGCCGAGCTCGCCGGTGACGAAGATCCGATGACCCGGTCGGGCGCCGCATCGGAGCACCGCCCCGCCTCGGGGAACCCGTCCAACCGCAAACGCGTGCAGCTCCAGCCGGTCACCTTTTGCCACATCGCCGCCGATCACCGCCGCGCCCCACCGTCGGCAGAGCGCAGTGGCGCCCCGGTAGGCGTCCTCAATCTGGCGTAGCGGTGCGGTGGGTGGCGCGACGAGGTCAAAGAGCACGTACAACGGCGTGCCGCCCATCGCGGCGATGTCGCTGATCACGCGGCCGGCCGCCTTGTGGCCGATGCGACGGCCGGGCGTCCCCGGCAGGAAATGGACCCCCTCGATCACCGGGTCGGTGGTCAAGAGCCAGTCGTCGTGGGAGCCGGGAATCCGCACCACCGCGCAGTCGTCGCCGATGCCGCGGATCACGTGGCGGCCATCGTCGACCAGGCGGGCAAGGAGCCGGATCAGGCCGCGCTCACCCGCGTCGCGAACGCTCCGAATGCGATGACGAAGTGCCCGTCCGCTTGGCGTTGGAACTGCCCGACTCATCGACCAAGCTCACGATACCGTGCACCGCAGGCAGCGGCAAACAGACGGACTTGACCGCCTGCGGCACCGCGGGTATCTAGGCGAGTGCGACGGTGTGGGCGCTTAGCTTAGTGGGAGAGCGCTTGCTTCACACGCAAGAGGTCACAGGTTCAAATCCTGTAGCGCCCACCATCCCATGCCGTAGCAGCACCGCTCCCCCAGGGGTCCGAGGCTTGGAAGGGCCGCCGGGATCTTCATCCAAGCATTGGAAGCGGCTCCTCGGCGGACGGCCCCCATACAACCCGGCTGCCATGGACGGTCTGCTCAGCGCTCCGCAGCTGCGAGCAGCTCGCGCAGCGCTTGAAGGACCTGCCCGGGCGGAAGATCGTCCATCCGTTCCGTTGGCGATCGAACGATGCGCACCTGCGCGCCGCGGGGCCCCCAGACGGTCGGGTCAGTGGGACCGAACAGCGCAACGACCGGCCGGCCGAGCGCGGCGGCGATGTGAGTGACGCCCGAATCGTTGCCTAGAAATGCGGCGCAATGGGAGAGCACACCGGCCAGGCTCAGCAGGTCAAGGCCCTCCAGGAGACGGCCCTCTGTTTCACGCGCGAGCTCGCGGATGGAAGGTGCGATCGCATGGTCGGCCTCGCCAATCACAAAGACCAAAGGCCTTTCCGCGGCGATTGCCCGGGCCACATCGGCAAACCGGTTGAGCGGCCAGTTTTTTCGCGGACTGCCGCTGCCGCAGTGGATGGCGACCGGCGGCGTCCGAACACCGAGCTGATCAAGCCGCGTGCGCCCCTGTTCGAGAAACTCCGGCTTCAGTCGGAGTGCCGGCACCGCGCCGGCCTCGTAGAGCGCAAGCGATTCCAGCGGCTGCACCAGGTGGTCCACGATGTGGCCGGCGGGACCGACCGGTGATCGGTAGAGCAGTCGCCGGACGCCGTGCGCGAGGAGGTTGTCACGGACGACGCCGTCGGGATCGTGTAGGAAGCTGATCACAAAATCGAACGAGGCAAGATGCCGGCGGGTTTCGTCGTCAATTTGTGGCCGCAGGCCGAAGAAGCGAGCAATCCCGGCGGTGTCGAGGCCGCGCAGTCGGTCGGCGAGGCCGGCGGCTTCCGCGAGGCGGGTGATGTGGGGATAGCCGATCAGCTCGATGTAGGCGGCCGGCCACTGCCGCCGCAGCGCCTGCAGCACGGGAAGCGTGAAAATGAAATCGCCGATCGCGCCGCCCCGCAGGATGAGGATTCTGGGAGGTCGGGTCACACTGGGCCGCCGGGGTCAGTAGGCTGTGAGCGCGAGCGCCACGAAGACCACACCGAGCGCCGCGATGGCGGAGGCAGTGTGGCGCACGCGCCTCTCGTCCCAAAGCCACGCCGTCCATCGTCGGAACCGATAGGGGCCGAGCACCCAGGCGATCCCAGCAATGACGGCGGCGTACGCGAACAGGGACATGGCCACGCTCCATGGCGAGGGGTGCAGTCGCGCCGCGCGCAGCAACGGATTTGCGGCCAGTAGCACCAGCCCGCCGAGCGCACGCACCGCGAGCAGCTCGTCCATCAGAAACCCGACCGCGGCGACCGACACTACGTATCCGGGCCACAGCCACACCTTCAAGTGCTCGAAGCGGCCGAGCCGGGCGTGGCCCACGATCCACGCCACCCAGAACAATGCCACCGCGCTCAGCGCCCACGCCCAACCGCGATGACGGGGAAAGCGGGCGAACGTCGCCCGGATGACGGCCGGCCTCACGAAAGAGACCGCGGCCAGCGCAAGCGTGCCACCGCCCAGCGCCAGCGTCATGATCGCGAGACTGCTCATCGGCCTGGCAGCCTATCGCTCTGCGCCGACCGGTTCAAACACGTCTTGCCCCCGAGCGAACGGGCCCGACTCGAGGCGCGCACGCGAAAGGAGGCCGGCCCGTTCACTCCGCGGGCGGCGCGGCGGCGAGGGGAGCGGCCTTTGCGCGAATGCGCTCGACGAGCTTCGCGGCAAGCTCGGGCTGTCGTTTCAACTCCGCGACCGCCGCCTCGCGGCCCTGGCCGATTTGCTGGCCCTCGAACGACAGCCACGCGCCCCGCTTCTCGATCAGGCCGGCCGCGATCGCGGCGTCCATGATCGAGCCCTCCCACGAGATGCCCTCATTGTAAAGGATGTCAAACTCGGCCTCCGCGAAGGGTGGCGCAAGCTTGTTCTTCACCACTTTCACCTTCGTACGGCTGCCGATCGCGGCGCCGGAGCCGTCCTTGATCGCGCCAATCCGACGGATGTCGAGCCGGACGGAGGCATAGAACTTCAGCGCGCGGCCGCCCGGCGTGGTCTCCGGATTGCCAAACATCACACCGATTTTCTCGCGGATCTGATTGGTAAAGATGCAGCAGGTCTTCGAGCGACTGATCGCGCCGGTGAGCTTGCGCATCGCTTGCGACATCAGCCGCGCCTGCAGGCCGACAAAGCTCTCGCCCATCTGACCTTCCAGTTCCGCCTTCGGTGCCAATGCGGCCACGGAGTCCACCACCACCACGTCCAGCGAGTTGCTCCGGACCAGCTGGTCGGCGATGTTCAACGCCTCCTCCCCCGAGTCGGGCTGCGACACCAGCAGCGCATCAAGGTCCACGCCGATGCGTTTGGCGTAGTTCGGATCGAGCGCGTGCTCGGTGTCGATGAACGCCGCCAGACCGCCGGCCTTCTGTGCGTTCGCGATCACGTGCAGCACGAGCGTCGTCTTGCCGGAGGATTCGGGGCCGAACACCTCGATGATACGTCCGCGCGGAACGCCACCGATGCCGAGCGCCAAGTCCAGTGTGAGGGCGCCGGTGGAGATGCTCGGCACGCGGACGAGCGACTCCTCGCTGCCGAGCCGCATGATCGAGCCGTCGCCGTACTCCTTCTGGATCTGCGCCAGCACGCTGGCCAGCGCGGGTGGCAGATCGCGGCCGGCCGGCTTGCCGCCGCTGTCAGCGGGGGATTTCGTGGTCCTCGCCATCGCGAACGCGTCCTTTCAGCGCCGACTCGTGCGCCACGGTGTACACGGGGCCGTGGGCGTTCAGCCGGCTGCGCATCAACAGCACGCGGTCCGCCACCACACGTCCCCAGACGGTGTCGTTCATAGTGGACCGTAGCGCCGAAGTCAACGCCGCAAGCCCGCGCCCGGACCGCACCCGGCCGAGCGTGATGTGCGGTACGAACGGCCGCGACTCAATCGGGAATCCCGCGGCGCGCAGCGAGCTGACGAGCGCGCCTTGCAGTTCGGCCAGTTGCGGCGGCGCGCGCACTCCGGCCCACAGCACGCGGGGACGCTCCGGCCGGCCAAACACCCCCCATCCGATCACCTCGAACTCGAACGGGCCGCACGTGCCCGCGCACTCCTCCATCCGCGCCGCCACCTCCGGCACGCGTTCGACGGGGGTTTCGCCAAGAAAAATCAACGTTAAGTGCAACCCCTCCGTCCGTACCCAGCCGACGTCCGCGCCGACCGCGCGCCAGCGGTGCTGCAGCGTCAGCAGCTGCCGACGGGTCGGCTCGTCCAGCGCAATCGCAATGAACAGCCGCCAGAAGGCTTCTGCCCCGCTCTCGGGCCGCGGACCATCCACCGCCGCGCTCACCCTCCGCCGGGGCGAATCTCACAACCGGCGCCGAAGGCCGGCCGCGATCTCAATCCCGGACAGATCGTTGGCAACCTCCTCGTACAGCCAGTTCTCGCCGCCCGCAAAGTCTAGCTGGTAGCCGCCGCCGAGAAACCACTCCCACCGTTCCTCCAGTGGGCCGGTCAGCTCAAGCCGGGCGATTCCCACCAGACGGGGATCGAGATCCACCGTGTCTTGTACACGCGTCGGCCGGCCGTAATGATCGACAAACTCATACGTCATCGTGACCTCGGAACTGACGTACACGAACCGCAAACCCACTTCGCCGTTCAGCCGAAGCCGCTGCCCGGCTCGTTCGGCACGGTAGATCAGCGACGCGCCGACGGGCAGCGCAAGCGCAGACCCCCCCAAGTGAGGTCGGAGCACCGCTTCAATGTCCTCGAAGTACTCCCGCTCCTCGGCCGACCAGCGTTCCACGCCTACCCCCACCGCCAGCCCGAACGAGCGGGTCCACCACAACGACCACTGCAGTTCCAGCCCGAGCGCGTGGCGGTAATCCTTGTGACGTGGCAACACCACGCGCAGTCTCGCCAGCACCGCCTCTTCTCGCGACGGCTGCGCGCTCAGCGGTTCGGCGGGAACCGCGCGCACCTCTCCCTCCGCAACGGGCGGCTCCGCGGCCGCAGGCGCTGAGGACACCTCGGGCGGAGAGAGCACAGGCTGCGGCACCGGCGGCGCATCGGCCTGTGCGCTCCAGCCTGCAATCCCCAGTCCCGCGAGCAATCCGATCGTCACAAACTTCATGATTCACAGATTTTACCAGATTCCCGCTCCGCCGCACAGGGCGGCGGTGGAACAACGACCGCGCGCATGCCGAGTGGGCCGGCCAGGCGGTGTTTGAATCGGCTCCGCTGATCAGCTATGCTGCGCTCGTGGACATAACTGAGAGGGCCCTCGCAATGAACCGTTGGATTTCCGGTGTTTGGCTCGGCAGTGCGGCGTTGATGCTGTCGGTGATGGCGGGCTGCGCAACGGGGAACATTCAGCCCACCGCGGGTACCGACGACGATGCGATTGTCGTCGCGGTGCGTGAACGTCTGGCCGCCGACCCGATCACGCAGCGCTACTCCATCGGTGTGTCAAGTGTGCGGGGCTTCGTCACTCTCAGCGGCGCCGTGCCCATCGAGGCGCGCGCGCGCGCACTGTCGATCGCGCGCGGCACGGAGGGCGTCCGGGCGGTGGAGGACCGGATGTCGGATCGGCCCTGGTCGTCCACATTGACCCCAACGCGAAATTGATGACGGACTCGCGCGACGCCGTCTCCGCCGCCGATCTCGCCCACGACATCTACGAGACACGGGATCGGGCGGTCCGCCCGCTGTTCCGCTCTCCTCGACCCGTCCGGGAGCGGCGGCGCCGCGCCCGCCGCTGGGTGTCCGCGCTGGTGATCGTCGCCGTACTGTATGCGGGCGGAGGTCTGGTCTATGTGATGGTTCGCCGGCGGGAGGCACCGGCGACGCCGGCGCCGGCATCCCCGCCGGCCACCGCCGCTGCGCGAGTGGGAGGCGCCGCGGACGCAAGCCTTCTGACCACCATCGAGCGATTGCGGGAGCAGAGCCGGCGCGAGAGCGCGGATCTGCCGGAGTTTCACCGGCTGCTCGATCGCGGGCTGGTTGCAAAAGCCGGCGCGCTGGCCGACCGCGCGCTCGAAGCTGCGCCAGAGAGCATCGCCTGGCGCGCGGCGCGGGCACGCGTGCGGCTGCAGCTGGAGCAGCTGCGCGAAGCGGAGGAGGACTGTCTGGCCGTGCTGGCGGCGCAGCCCCGGAACGTCGAGGCGCGGGAGACGCTCGCGATGTCGCTGCTGATGCAGTCGCGGCCGGCGCCCGCCTACGCGGCGGCGCGGTGGGTCTTGGAGGACGATCCCGGGCGCACGTCCGCGCTCGAAATTGCCGCGCGTGCCGCGATCGAGGGTGGGCTGTATCCCGATGCGATCGTGCACCTCCGCCGCTGGCTCGAGCTGCGACCCGGTCTGGCGGTCGCGCGCGATCTGCTCGGACTGGCCTACCTACGCAGTGGCGAGTATGGCAAGGCGGCGTTCGTGCTGGAGGATCTCGCGCGCGAGCCCGCCGCAACCGAGGCGACTTTCCTCAACCTGGCGCTGGTGTACGCCGCGCTGCGGCAATCGGGCGACGTGACGCGCGTCTTTGGCGATGCGGCCCAGCGGCTCTCCCCGAAGACGGTCGTGCAGTGGTTTGCGCGCCCCGACTTTGCTCAGCTGCGGGACGACTCGAGGGTGATGGCGTTCATGGAACACCTGATCAGCGCCACCACGCCGGCGCTCTCGCTGCGGATGCCGGAGCGGCCGAGCGGACCCGGGGCGGGCGAGCTAACGCTCGGTCTCGCACCGCCGAGCGAGGCGATCTGGACGCGCCGGCGGGTGGAGCGCTGAGTCGGTTCGTCGCATGGTGCCGGCGCTGCCCGGAGCCGACAGCCCGCGCGTCTCGGTGCTGATGCCGTGCCGCAATGCGCGTTCGACGATCGAACGCGCCGTCGAAAGCCTCCGCCGACAGACGCTCGCGGACTTTGAGGTCGTTGTAGTGGACGACGGCTCCACGGACGGCACCGGCGCGTGGCTGCGCGAGTATGCACGGCGCGATCACCGGTTCCGTGTGATGCGTTCCAAATCGCGCCCCGGACTTGTCGCAGCGCTGAACGAGGGTCTGTCCCGCTGCCGCGCCCCCTACGTGGCCCGCATGGACGCCGACGACATCGCGCACCCGCGGCGGTTGGAGCTGCAGGCCGCATTCCTCGACGCGCATCCGGAGGTCGCCGTGGTCGCCGCGCGTGTTCGCGCTGCCGGCGATCCGCCTGGCCCCGGGTGGCGGCGCTATGTGAGCTGGGTGAACCGGCCGCTGCACCACGGCGCGATCGTCCGAAACCTGCTGATCGAGAGCCCGCTGCCGCATCCGTCCGTGATGGTCCGCCGCCGTTGGTATCAGCGCGTGGGTGGTTACCGCGAGTTCGACGGGCCCGAGGATTACGATTTGTGGCTGCGGATGTGGCGGGCCGGTGCGAAGTTTGCGCGGCTGCCCGACGTGCTGCTCGACTGGTGGGACTGGCCGGGACGGCTCACCCGAACGGACCCGCGCTATTCTCCGGAACAGTTCTTGCGGTTGAAAGCGCAGGCGCTGGTCGAGGGGCCGCTGGGCACCGCCGATGCGGTGATCATTTGGGGAGCGGGGCGGATTGGGCGCCGGCTGGCCCGCGAGCTGGAGCACGCCGGTCGTCCGCCTGCCGCATTTGTGGATATTGATCCGCGCAAAATCGGGCGACTTCGCCGTGGTCGGCCGGTGCTGGCGCCGCACGAGCTGCCCGATGCGATCGCGGGCCGTCGCGCGATCGTGCTGGCCGCCGTCGGCGCACCAGGCGGCCGTGCGCAGATTCGCGCGCGTCTTCGTGCGCTGGGATTGCGCGAAGGCCGTGACTGGTGGGCCGTCGCCTGAATGTCCACAATCGGAGGAGCGGCGGGTGGTCTCCGTTTTTCCCGCGGACAGGGCCCCCAATGATGCGTGGGTTGTGCGATGCAAGGACCCTGCGGGACCGCTCATTGCGGTGTGCGTCCTTCGTGTCCTATACTCGCAAACAGCGGTCTCATTGGTTGCGATGGAGGCGCTGGCCAATGGTACGCAAACCAACTGGAAGCAGTAATCTTCACCGGCGTCGGTTCTTGGCGCTCAACGCCTATACCGTGGCAGCGACGTGGTTGGGCTCAACGGTATCGGCCGCGTCGCGGCAAATTCGGCCGGACTTTGAGCGACTGGTACCCGCGCTGAAAGGCTTGGATCCCAGCTGGATCGCAGGACTCACCGCTCATTCCGAGCCGCTTCGGGCCACATGGCCGGAGTCGAAGTGGATCGGCATGCCAGTTGGGGGTATCTGCGCCGGACAGTTGTATTTGAGCGGGGATGGCCGGTTGTGGCTCTGGGATATTACCAATGAACATCGGCCGACCGCGACAGAAAGCTATCGGAGTCCGAAGGAGCCTCGCTCGCCGGTGCGGCAGGGGTTTGCGATTCGTTTGCTTGACGAACCGCCCCATCTTCGCCCGCTCGATCATACAGGTTGGGAGACGGTGGAATTCACGGGCGAGTACCCGATTGCGCAGGTGGTGTACCGTGATGGTGCATCGCCGCTCGAAGTCCGCCTGGAGGCGTTCAGCCCGTTCGTGCCCTTGAATGCGATGGACTCCGCGCTGCCCGCCACCGTTCTGCGATTTACCGTCGTCAACCGGGGCTCGAAGCCGGTTCGGTTCGAGTTTGCGGGCTGGCTGGAGAACATGGTCCGTCGGCGTAGCGGATTGGGGCGGGACGAAGTGCGGGTCAATCGCGTAGTAACGACGGAATGGGGTCATTGCTTGCTCGGCGGTGTCAGTGAACGGCCTGCTGGTGCAGCCCAAGCGGAGCGACCGGACATCGTGTTTGAGGATTTTGAGCGGGAGACCTATGCACCTTGGCATGTCGAGGGGACAGCGTTTGGTCAAGGCCCGGTGCGGCAGGCGGATGTGCCCCCCTATATGGGGCTGCTCGGGATTCATGGTGAGAGGGCGGTCAATTCACATGCGGCGGGATCCGGCTCAGTAGCCGAACGAGACCGGGCGACTGGTGTTTTGCTCAGCCCTCCCTTCCGGATCGAGCGGCACTACATCCGGCTGCGAATCGGTGGCGGTGCCCATACGGGGCGAACCTGTGCGGAACTGTTGGTGGATGGGCAGGTGGTGCGGTCCGCGACCGGCCGGAACGTGAATCGGATGGAGCCGGTGGTTTGGGATGTGCGCGAGTGGGCCGGCCGCGAGGCGCGCATTCGGATCGTGGACCGTGCCAGCGAGGGGTGGGGACAGATCGGGGTGGACCATATTGTCTTCACGGACGCAGGTCCCACACCCGCGGAAATGGCACGCCGACCGGACCACGGCAGCGTTGCACTCGCGTTGATCGGCGGTGCAGACCGTTCGGCCGCAAAGGTGGCAGGGGAGCTTCCGGCCGCCGCGTTCGATGCCGGTGGGACAGCTGAGGCGGTTTCGATCGTCGAGCCGCTGGTAGGTGCCCTGGTACGCCGCTTCGAGCTGCCGCCGGGTGATCGCCAGGAGATTGTGGCGGTGCTTGCGTGGTACTTCCCCCATCTCGAGGAGGTGCCCGCGTTCGGCAGTCTGGCGACCTCACGACGGCGCTGGTATGCATCGCGTTTCCGCGATGCCGCTGAGGTGGCCGCCCATGTTGCGACGCGGCTCGAAGAATTGACAGGCCTGACGCGGTCATGGCGGGACACGTGGTATGACACCACACTGCCCCGCTGGTTGATGGACCGCATCGGTGCCACGGTCTGCAATCTCGCGACCAACACCTGCATCTGGTTTGATGACGGCCGCTTCTACGCGTGGGAAGGTGTCGGCTGCTGCGCGGGTACTTGCACCCATGTCTGGCAGTATGCGCAGGCGGTGAGCCGCTTGTTTCCGGAGCTGGAACGCAGCGCCCGCGAGATTGCCGATTTCGGGCATGGGTGGGATCCGACGACAGGCGCAATCTGGTTTCGTGGTGAGCACCACCGAGGCTGGGCAGTGGACGGACAGGCGGGCACCATTCTTCGTGTCCTCCGCGAACATC from Kiritimatiellia bacterium includes these protein-coding regions:
- the recA gene encoding recombinase RecA; protein product: MARTTKSPADSGGKPAGRDLPPALASVLAQIQKEYGDGSIMRLGSEESLVRVPSISTGALTLDLALGIGGVPRGRIIEVFGPESSGKTTLVLHVIANAQKAGGLAAFIDTEHALDPNYAKRIGVDLDALLVSQPDSGEEALNIADQLVRSNSLDVVVVDSVAALAPKAELEGQMGESFVGLQARLMSQAMRKLTGAISRSKTCCIFTNQIREKIGVMFGNPETTPGGRALKFYASVRLDIRRIGAIKDGSGAAIGSRTKVKVVKNKLAPPFAEAEFDILYNEGISWEGSIMDAAIAAGLIEKRGAWLSFEGQQIGQGREAAVAELKRQPELAAKLVERIRAKAAPLAAAPPAE
- a CDS encoding glycosyltransferase; its protein translation is MVPALPGADSPRVSVLMPCRNARSTIERAVESLRRQTLADFEVVVVDDGSTDGTGAWLREYARRDHRFRVMRSKSRPGLVAALNEGLSRCRAPYVARMDADDIAHPRRLELQAAFLDAHPEVAVVAARVRAAGDPPGPGWRRYVSWVNRPLHHGAIVRNLLIESPLPHPSVMVRRRWYQRVGGYREFDGPEDYDLWLRMWRAGAKFARLPDVLLDWWDWPGRLTRTDPRYSPEQFLRLKAQALVEGPLGTADAVIIWGAGRIGRRLARELEHAGRPPAAFVDIDPRKIGRLRRGRPVLAPHELPDAIAGRRAIVLAAVGAPGGRAQIRARLRALGLREGRDWWAVA
- a CDS encoding BON domain-containing protein, yielding MNRWISGVWLGSAALMLSVMAGCATGNIQPTAGTDDDAIVVAVRERLAADPITQRYSIGVSSVRGFVTLSGAVPIEARARALSIARGTEGVRAVEDRMSDRPWSSTLTPTRN
- a CDS encoding glycosyltransferase family 9 protein — protein: MTRPPRILILRGGAIGDFIFTLPVLQALRRQWPAAYIELIGYPHITRLAEAAGLADRLRGLDTAGIARFFGLRPQIDDETRRHLASFDFVISFLHDPDGVVRDNLLAHGVRRLLYRSPVGPAGHIVDHLVQPLESLALYEAGAVPALRLKPEFLEQGRTRLDQLGVRTPPVAIHCGSGSPRKNWPLNRFADVARAIAAERPLVFVIGEADHAIAPSIRELARETEGRLLEGLDLLSLAGVLSHCAAFLGNDSGVTHIAAALGRPVVALFGPTDPTVWGPRGAQVRIVRSPTERMDDLPPGQVLQALRELLAAAER
- a CDS encoding non-lysosomal glucosylceramidase: MVRKPTGSSNLHRRRFLALNAYTVAATWLGSTVSAASRQIRPDFERLVPALKGLDPSWIAGLTAHSEPLRATWPESKWIGMPVGGICAGQLYLSGDGRLWLWDITNEHRPTATESYRSPKEPRSPVRQGFAIRLLDEPPHLRPLDHTGWETVEFTGEYPIAQVVYRDGASPLEVRLEAFSPFVPLNAMDSALPATVLRFTVVNRGSKPVRFEFAGWLENMVRRRSGLGRDEVRVNRVVTTEWGHCLLGGVSERPAGAAQAERPDIVFEDFERETYAPWHVEGTAFGQGPVRQADVPPYMGLLGIHGERAVNSHAAGSGSVAERDRATGVLLSPPFRIERHYIRLRIGGGAHTGRTCAELLVDGQVVRSATGRNVNRMEPVVWDVREWAGREARIRIVDRASEGWGQIGVDHIVFTDAGPTPAEMARRPDHGSVALALIGGADRSAAKVAGELPAAAFDAGGTAEAVSIVEPLVGALVRRFELPPGDRQEIVAVLAWYFPHLEEVPAFGSLATSRRRWYASRFRDAAEVAAHVATRLEELTGLTRSWRDTWYDTTLPRWLMDRIGATVCNLATNTCIWFDDGRFYAWEGVGCCAGTCTHVWQYAQAVSRLFPELERSAREIADFGHGWDPTTGAIWFRGEHHRGWAVDGQAGTILRVLREHRMSVDDTFLRRLWPRVRRAIEFLIGQDGDGDGLLAGRQHNTLDEDWFGPVAWLSGMYLAALRAAEAMARIVGDAATAERYRALAERGSETLVRELFDGEYFINIPDPAHPTAVNSGTGCLIDQVYGQCWAWQLGLPRVIPQRETLSALRAIWRYNFVPDVGPWRRANPDGRYFAMDGEAGVVMCTFPREDWDFQRAKGGPDRPASHAQYFNECWTGSEYQLAAHMIFEGLVTEGLAIVRAVHDRYAPAKRNPYNEIECGDHYARALASWAVLLALSGFEHDGPAGLLGFAPRLTPDSFRAPFTAAGGWGTYEQRRENGRWRARITVRYGRLRLSELRLSPPRRAPVEVRLAGRAVVTQSSAMPDGRLALRWVEPLEVGPDGPLEVEIAG
- a CDS encoding thiamine-phosphate kinase is translated as MSRAVPTPSGRALRHRIRSVRDAGERGLIRLLARLVDDGRHVIRGIGDDCAVVRIPGSHDDWLLTTDPVIEGVHFLPGTPGRRIGHKAAGRVISDIAAMGGTPLYVLFDLVAPPTAPLRQIEDAYRGATALCRRWGAAVIGGDVAKGDRLELHAFAVGRVPRGGAVLRCGARPGHRIFVTGELGGSILGHHLTFEPRVAEGAWLARRRLATSMMDLSDGLASDLRRLMEESGVGARIRADAVPISAAARRLRDGRSALDHALGDGEDFELLFTVHPQDVSALRRAWPRRFSKLRLSEIGVITAETGRLDLLSGERHIPIAARGYEHFVSEPGASPHVRRR
- the thpR gene encoding RNA 2',3'-cyclic phosphodiesterase; translated protein: MSAAVDGPRPESGAEAFWRLFIAIALDEPTRRQLLTLQHRWRAVGADVGWVRTEGLHLTLIFLGETPVERVPEVAARMEECAGTCGPFEFEVIGWGVFGRPERPRVLWAGVRAPPQLAELQGALVSSLRAAGFPIESRPFVPHITLGRVRSGRGLAALTSALRSTMNDTVWGRVVADRVLLMRSRLNAHGPVYTVAHESALKGRVRDGEDHEIPR